From a region of the Methanosarcinales archaeon genome:
- a CDS encoding ferritin, whose amino-acid sequence MGDNLKVFKCKICQEGYLGDEAPTHCPFCGAHRPYIIDPRDFDMPEYALTDVSRKNLEEALKLEVGNAEFYFCAAANADNVADGTMFKRLGKIESEHASTIAKELKVSVPDISRDKDMCSDKNLDNLSESHQREANAISHYTQFLSKATEDRIKEIFTAIIEIEKDHLSLTEGRF is encoded by the coding sequence TTGGGTGATAATTTGAAAGTATTTAAGTGTAAAATTTGTCAGGAAGGTTATTTGGGGGACGAAGCACCAACACACTGTCCATTTTGCGGTGCACACCGGCCATATATAATCGATCCCAGGGATTTTGATATGCCGGAATATGCATTGACAGATGTGTCTCGTAAGAACCTGGAAGAGGCATTGAAACTGGAAGTGGGTAATGCAGAATTCTATTTCTGTGCTGCTGCCAACGCAGATAACGTGGCTGATGGTACCATGTTTAAGAGACTTGGTAAAATTGAGTCCGAGCACGCATCAACCATTGCCAAAGAATTGAAAGTTTCCGTCCCTGATATCAGCAGGGATAAGGACATGTGCAGTGATAAAAATCTGGACAATCTTTCAGAATCCCACCAGCGGGAAGCCAATGCAATAAGCCATTATACCCAGTTCTTAAGTAAAGCTACAGAAGATCGGATAAAGGAAATATTCACCGCCATAATAGAGATCGAGAAGGATCATCTGAGCCTTACAGAAGGCAGATTTTAA